A region of Sulfurimonas sp. DNA encodes the following proteins:
- a CDS encoding ABC transporter ATP-binding protein has product MLVIEINNLSFAYDKELVLEDINLSVYDKDFLVLIGPNGGGKSTLMKLILGINNIQNGSIIFLNKPSNNMTNIGYVPQNTNINVNFPIKVIEVVMMGGDSRKSSIFGYREEEVNHAIAILKQVGMQDYANKKIASLSGGQRQRVMIARALYSNPKILLLDEPTSSIDAQGQKQIYELLNELSKRVAVIVISHDLSVILDYATKVAHVNKKLSYHDLSSLKKEFKTSNNHICEVELLQMLGRCKC; this is encoded by the coding sequence TTGCTAGTCATAGAGATAAATAATCTCTCTTTCGCCTATGATAAAGAGTTGGTATTAGAAGATATAAATCTTAGTGTTTATGATAAAGATTTTTTAGTTCTCATTGGTCCCAATGGTGGAGGGAAAAGTACTCTAATGAAACTTATCTTAGGTATAAATAATATCCAAAATGGTTCTATAATTTTTTTAAATAAGCCTTCTAATAATATGACTAATATTGGTTATGTCCCGCAAAACACTAATATAAATGTGAACTTCCCAATTAAAGTGATAGAAGTTGTTATGATGGGAGGTGACTCTCGAAAATCTTCTATTTTTGGTTACAGGGAAGAGGAAGTAAATCATGCAATAGCGATACTCAAACAAGTCGGAATGCAAGATTATGCTAATAAAAAAATAGCCTCACTCTCAGGTGGTCAGCGTCAACGAGTAATGATTGCTAGGGCACTTTATTCTAATCCAAAAATTCTTTTACTTGATGAACCAACTTCAAGCATAGATGCCCAAGGTCAAAAGCAAATTTATGAGTTATTAAATGAGTTAAGTAAAAGAGTTGCCGTTATAGTTATTAGTCATGATTTATCAGTTATTTTAGACTATGCCACTAAAGTTGCACATGTAAATAAAAAACTTTCTTATCATGATTTAAGTTCTTTGAAAAAAGAGTTTAAAACAAGTAATAATCATATCTGCGAAGTGGAACTTTTACAGATGCTTGGGAGATGTAAATGTTAG
- a CDS encoding metal ABC transporter permease has protein sequence MLEALSYEFIQNALIAGVLVSFAAGIIGSLIVVNRMVFLAGGIAHAAYGGIGIAVYTGIPIFLGTSIFAIIAALFMAFVTINQREKIDIFIGLIWAVGMAIGIIFVDLTPGYNVDLMSYLFGSILAVNSDDLYFMSFLLVIILFVVTFKYRDILAVSYDSEYAALSGINVKFYYTLILILSALTIVVTIKIVGLILVIALLTIPIYIAQNLSSSLYSMMLISGFIATFFTMVGLWLSYSYNLTSGASIILVSAFSLIIFMLGSKLK, from the coding sequence ATGTTAGAAGCTTTATCTTACGAGTTTATACAAAATGCTTTAATTGCTGGAGTTCTAGTTAGTTTTGCCGCTGGAATAATTGGCTCACTTATCGTAGTAAACAGAATGGTATTTTTAGCTGGTGGAATTGCACATGCCGCTTATGGGGGAATTGGAATAGCTGTTTATACTGGTATTCCAATATTTTTAGGAACATCTATTTTTGCTATTATCGCAGCACTCTTTATGGCTTTTGTAACTATCAATCAAAGAGAAAAAATAGATATATTTATAGGACTTATCTGGGCTGTTGGAATGGCAATAGGGATAATCTTTGTAGATTTGACACCGGGATATAATGTCGACTTGATGAGTTATCTTTTTGGTTCTATTTTAGCAGTAAATAGTGATGATTTATATTTTATGAGCTTCTTGCTTGTCATAATACTTTTTGTTGTTACATTTAAGTATCGTGATATTTTAGCTGTATCTTATGATAGTGAATATGCTGCACTAAGTGGTATAAATGTAAAGTTTTATTATACACTTATACTTATTTTGTCTGCATTGACTATTGTAGTTACCATAAAAATTGTCGGACTTATTTTGGTTATTGCTTTACTTACTATTCCTATATATATAGCTCAAAATTTATCTTCTTCACTTTATTCTATGATGTTGATTTCAGGGTTTATTGCTACCTTCTTTACAATGGTTGGTCTTTGGTTATCATATAGTTATAATTTAACATCTGGTGCATCTATAATTTTGGTGTCGGCATTCTCACTTATTATTTTCATGCTTGGATCGAAATTAAAATGA
- a CDS encoding DUF1007 family protein, protein MKKFILSYFLIFQTLLFGCATCQLMIPSAEVDIDLIVENKKLTNIHVEWKFSDIYSNEIVKQYDKNKNAKLDKDELNSILKAKLDYLVPKQMLTKIQYANYEDNYSSVIRAEYKNFDIKMIDNILLFSYEAYLDLEIKEKMMLSFLFEDDESFFNFMTSSIDVNGSELYYEKNLYLFTASIFFSYSSLEKIQKEVKIVKEKHKAKITEPLKQENSKIETIQENLLKSSISEIKSLFESIKDEKNPFTYMLLLFFAYIYGAIHALGPGHGKTLVGSYFLSNDRSYSKALFISLAIGIVHTFSAFLLTLVIYYIVDTFLAKFIDKSLYYTTKISALVIISIALYLIYNKYRAYKKSKIVLEYSFSENPHVPTCSCNSCKVDNNSTDMALIISAGIIPCPGTVTIFIFSLSLGLYYAGFLSAFVMSLGMSTIIFLSALISVAIRKKTSNYNDNLKKYLEYASLGIILLLGLFLLIA, encoded by the coding sequence ATGAAAAAATTTATATTAAGTTATTTTCTTATTTTTCAAACGCTTCTTTTTGGTTGTGCCACATGTCAGCTAATGATTCCTTCTGCTGAAGTAGATATAGATTTAATTGTAGAAAATAAAAAACTTACAAATATTCATGTGGAATGGAAATTTTCTGATATTTATTCAAATGAAATTGTAAAGCAATATGACAAAAATAAGAATGCTAAACTTGATAAAGATGAGTTAAATAGTATATTAAAAGCTAAACTTGACTACCTAGTCCCTAAACAGATGCTAACAAAAATCCAGTATGCAAACTATGAAGATAACTATAGCTCAGTTATAAGAGCAGAGTATAAGAATTTTGATATAAAAATGATAGATAATATTCTTTTGTTTTCTTATGAAGCATATTTAGACTTAGAGATAAAAGAGAAGATGATGTTATCGTTTTTATTTGAAGATGATGAATCGTTTTTTAACTTTATGACTTCATCTATTGATGTTAATGGAAGTGAACTTTATTATGAAAAGAACTTATATCTTTTTACTGCTTCTATATTTTTTAGCTATTCTTCATTAGAAAAAATACAAAAAGAGGTAAAAATAGTAAAGGAGAAGCATAAAGCAAAAATTACGGAACCTTTAAAACAAGAAAATAGCAAAATAGAAACTATTCAAGAAAATTTACTCAAAAGTAGTATAAGTGAGATTAAGTCTTTATTTGAATCTATTAAAGATGAAAAAAATCCTTTTACATATATGCTTTTGCTGTTTTTTGCTTATATTTATGGAGCTATTCATGCTTTAGGACCAGGTCATGGTAAAACACTTGTTGGAAGCTATTTTTTATCAAATGATCGTTCATATTCTAAAGCTTTGTTTATATCATTAGCTATAGGGATTGTTCATACATTTTCAGCTTTCTTACTTACTCTAGTAATTTATTACATTGTAGACACATTTTTGGCTAAGTTTATAGATAAAAGCTTATATTACACAACAAAAATATCAGCACTGGTTATTATTAGTATAGCTCTTTATCTCATATATAATAAATACAGAGCTTATAAAAAAAGCAAAATTGTACTCGAGTATAGTTTCAGTGAAAACCCTCATGTCCCAACCTGTTCTTGTAATTCGTGTAAAGTGGATAATAATTCAACAGATATGGCGCTTATAATATCTGCTGGAATAATTCCATGTCCTGGAACTGTAACAATTTTTATATTTTCTCTTTCTCTTGGACTTTATTATGCGGGTTTTTTATCTGCATTTGTAATGAGTTTAGGAATGAGCACAATCATATTTTTGTCTGCTCTAATAAGTGTTGCAATTCGTAAGAAAACATCAAACTATAATGATAATTTAAAAAAATATTTAGAATACGCAAGTTTAGGCATAATTCTTTTACTAGGATTATTTTTATTAATCGCATAA
- a CDS encoding F0F1 ATP synthase subunit C, with protein sequence MKKILFLLVALSVAAFASDGDVANQTLKAYSMIAAGLGLGLAALGGAIGMGHTAAATIAGTARNPGLGAKLMTTMFIALAMIEAQVIYALVIALIALYANPYLG encoded by the coding sequence ATGAAAAAAATTCTTTTTCTTTTAGTAGCACTTTCTGTTGCTGCATTCGCATCTGATGGTGATGTTGCTAACCAAACACTTAAAGCTTATTCTATGATAGCTGCTGGTCTTGGTCTTGGTCTTGCTGCTCTTGGTGGAGCTATCGGTATGGGTCATACTGCTGCTGCTACTATCGCTGGTACTGCTCGTAACCCAGGTCTTGGTGCTAAACTTATGACTACAATGTTTATTGCTCTTGCAATGATTGAAGCACAAGTTATTTATGCACTAGTAATTGCGCTAATCGCACTTTACGCTAACCCATATTTAGGCTAG
- a CDS encoding site-specific integrase, with protein MKTATKRIKENITETEYKRLMSYTRGNETKRANTKSNLLRAFTILYYTGLRVNELQELRVKNIKELLQNNTTKIILPKTNSERKLYITKDFKRELEKLFDLTIEDEENRVIAKGSNKSKRTGINDITFISMINENLKEILGNGYTSHSFRQGIITEMGSRGINTKIIAKFVGHSDIKTTMRYINPTDEDIVNCLIR; from the coding sequence ATGAAAACAGCTACTAAGAGAATCAAAGAAAATATAACAGAAACAGAGTATAAAAGATTAATGAGTTATACAAGAGGTAACGAAACTAAAAGAGCTAATACTAAAAGTAATCTTTTAAGAGCTTTTACTATTCTATACTACACGGGTCTAAGAGTTAATGAACTTCAAGAGCTAAGAGTTAAGAATATTAAAGAACTACTGCAAAACAACACTACAAAAATAATACTGCCTAAAACAAATTCAGAAAGAAAGCTTTATATAACTAAAGACTTCAAAAGAGAATTAGAGAAATTATTTGATTTAACTATAGAAGATGAAGAAAATAGAGTTATTGCTAAAGGTAGTAACAAAAGCAAAAGAACTGGTATTAATGATATTACTTTTATATCTATGATAAACGAAAACTTAAAAGAGATACTAGGAAACGGTTATACTTCTCATAGTTTTAGACAAGGTATTATTACTGAGATGGGTTCACGAGGTATTAATACTAAGATAATAGCTAAGTTTGTAGGTCATTCAGATATAAAAACGACTATGAGATATATTAATCCGACTGATGAAGATATAGTAAACTGCTTAATAAGATAA